Sequence from the Helianthus annuus cultivar XRQ/B chromosome 13, HanXRQr2.0-SUNRISE, whole genome shotgun sequence genome:
GTGCACGTTTTTGGTTGGTTTGTGATATTTAGGGTTTTGTTTTCGGTGGTTAACTAGCTGtttatgttgtgtgtgtgtgtgtttaggtgTGAAATTGTTGTGTTTGTGGTTTGTGATTATGTGTGTATAGATTGTGAAATTCCATGCATGCGTAATTTAGTTAAAGTGCACGTTTTCGATTGGTTTGTGATGCTAATGGTTTGTTTTCGGTGGTTAACTAGCTTTTTATGTTATGTGTGTGCGTATTTAGGTGTGAAATCATTGTGTTTGCAGTTTGTGAATCATATGTATGTAGGTCCTGCTATGGATTGCTGAAGTTTGATGCCGGTGCAATTTAGTTAACATGCACATTTTTCGATTGGTTTAAGATATAGGGTTTATGTAACTTGTGTTTGGTTTCACTCTGCGCGCTGTGGTTTGTTACTTTTTGTATGTGGAGAGTTTCAGTTGGTTAAAGCTGGCTGCGTATAGTTAACATTAGCGAGTTAGTTAAGATATTGCCTTTTAGGATTTGCACACTTTTTTGTCGGTTGTGCGTCATTGCATGTTTAGATATTAGTGAATTTTGTTAAAAGGTGATATCATTTAGAATTTTACATAACTTTTTTACTGGTCGAGTGTTGGCGTTTACTTAATTGTTTGTAAATAAATGTCCAGTTATGGGGGAGGAAGATGCAACGACTGAGGTTGCAGAGACGGTGGCAAACGGGACTGCTGTTCCGGATAAAGTAGCCAAAGACGCAAGTGAGAAAAAAGAGGAGGCAAAGGAAGATGTAAAGGTTGATGAGAATGATAAAACTAAAGAGGTTGAAGTTGACAAGGTTGATGATGAGGTAAGCAAAGATGCCAAAGACGAAGAGGAGGTAAAAGACACCAAGGAAGATAAAGAAGAGAAAGGAAACGAAGAACCCAACACCGAGGCAATGGAAGTTGATAAGAAAGTTCCAGATGAAGAAACTGAGAAAGGAAATGAAGAACCTAAGACCGAGGCAATGGAAGTTGATGACAAGAAAGTTGCAGATGAAGAAACCGAGAATAAGAATACAGAAGCTGCTGATTCCAAAGaggaagaacagaatcaagaagaAGAGAATCAAGAAGAAGAGAATCACAAAGAGGAGAATCAAGAAGAAGAGAATCACGAAGAGGAGAATCAAGAAGAAGAGGATAAAAACGAAGAGAACCAAGAAGaagagaatgaagaagaagaggatCAAGAAGAAGAGAACGAGGAAGAGACCCCAAAGGAAAAGGTAGCAAAAAAAGGTGCGAAAAAGAAGGGAAATGAAGAAAAAAGCAACAGTAAGACGAAGGTATCGGGTGAGAAAAAAGTTAAGGAAAAAAAAGAGAAGGAACCAACTACTCCCGCTGCTCCTACAATTGAGAGGCCAGTTCGGGAACGGAAATCTGTAGAGCGGTTGGTTGCCGTCATTGAGAAAGACACGACCAAGGAATTCCATATTGCAAAGGTTGTTTTCTGAATTTTATGTCATTAATGTGCGTATTTAATGATGAGACGAAAATTTTCCTATTTTGACTGATTTTAATTGTTATAATGGTATGCAGGGCCGTGGTACAGCACTGAAGGATATTCCAAATGGTAAAATCTTATGCAGTCTCTTTCCTTTATTGGACTTTGCGTTTCCTTTTTGCATTTGACATTCCTGATTTGCCACCAAagggtttttattatttttatttttaagtaaCAAAAcgctaaaaaatatacttcttaTTACTTAGTGTAATACAATTTTGGTAGATTAACACTAATGTTGAATCTGAAGTGATTTAGTCAGTGGCTGACTTCACCTTTTTAGCTTAATTTTGACTTCACTAAATCTTATCTTTGTATATTTCCCTTTTTTGCTATAAAAGTTTCAGCATACTATTAACTTTTGCTGTTCACTGATACTTTGAATTTGTAACCTTGATTTTGTTAATTTGATTTGTGTATTTTGTTGTCATTGAAGGGCATTTTGACATTTGATCAATACTTAAAACGCTTTGGTCAAAGCATGCGCTGAGTCAAACATTGCATTTTTTGGTGTAGAACATAAGAAATTGGACTTTATTGTGATTAATATTGACATACACCTATTATTAGCTTATTACATGTATTCTTGGTGTATTAAACTATAACTACACTCCTGAATGCAAGTGTGAATCTTGCTTGATTATTAATTTTAACGTGCCAATCCCTACTTGATGTGCATTTTTTGTTTTCTATTTAAACTCTGTAACTTTTCAGTTGCATTCAAGTTATCAAAGAGGAAGCTGAATGATGACACACTGAAATTGCTCCATCCCATTTTAtttggaagaagaggaaaggtaacTAAACTTTAACTTATTAATGTACAATGATTATTATCTATTATATCCTCTGTGATATGATTTTTGGTGTGTTTAAAGCGTATGATGATGAAGTAGACTCTTATGGAGTTATGATCATTGATCAGAAATTATTATAGAATATTCAACCTGCATAAGTGTTGAGATCATGAAGATAAAATAGTTAGTGACATGTATACATATTTGTACATGAATGAGTACCTATTTGATGTTCTTGTGTACTATGTGAGCTTACAGTAAATCCTGCTATGTTGTCATCATTGGTATTATTTTTTAGCTAGTTGCCATAAATGTGATGCTACCTAATACTTTACTTTGGGTTCAAATTGTAGGCCTTGCAGGTCAAGAGTAATATCTTGCGGTTTTCTGGCTTTGTCTGGCCTGAGAATGAGGTAATAGCTTATAGCCCATTCATCTGTAGTAGAATGTTTTTATTTTCTCACTGGTGTTCAGAAACATGAGTAAAGTAGaggttaaatttataaaaaaaaaagtcatAAGGTATGACAATCATGCAATTCCTGAAAAAGAATATAAGCGGAAACAACAATTATATTACTAAGTTAGAttgattaatatatatattttaaactcaTGTAAAACTGTAAATATGTACCTAAGATATATGAGCAAGTTAGCATATACACAAATATGGATGCTCAATCTGTTAAAAAGCTAATTTTGATATGGATGCATTTATTGGTTGTGATACATTTATAATCATTGCTAATTAGTTTGAGTAATAAGCTTGTGTTATTATTTCaggaaaaacaaaaattaaaagttaaGGAAAAGCTTGACAAGTATAATAAAGAGAAGCTCTTGGAGTTTTGTGATATATTTGACATAACAGTCACCAGAGCTACCGGAAAGAAGGTTTGCTACTTATTTTATGGTTCTTTTATTAATGTGCCGTCTGGATTTTTCTTTATCAAATAGCTGCTGATGAAACTCTTAGAGAATGCATACTTGTGTTAAAAAGCCGGTGACACTTTCATTtgagtacatggatggtccctgtggtttaccaaaattttggatttggtccctaagTTTCCAAAAGAACACAAATGGTCCCCTGTGGTTTGcgctttgtaacgcatttagtcccaactttttccaaaagtacatggatggtccctatggtttgcacttttAACGCATTTAGTTCCTAATTTGGACAttctaaaacctttagatttgttggctggggacGATATGCGTtgcaaagtgcaaaccacagggaccatccgtgtacttttggaaagctagggaacAAATCCAAAATTATGGTAAACCATTGGGACCATCTGCGTGCTTTTTAAACATTAACCTTCTCTTGAATACTAATTCATCTGGTCCTTCAAATTGCGATTACCGATTCTATGAATCTCTTTTTTGTGAACATGGTATGACATTACGTATGGTCTGCAAACAGGAGGATATTCTGGTGAAGCTGATAGATTTTATGTTGACTCCTCATGCCACAACTAGTGAGTTGCTTGCAGAGAAAG
This genomic interval carries:
- the LOC110898976 gene encoding protein DEK; translation: MGEEDATTEVAETVANGTAVPDKVAKDASEKKEEAKEDVKVDENDKTKEVEVDKVDDEVSKDAKDEEEVKDTKEDKEEKGNEEPNTEAMEVDKKVPDEETEKGNEEPKTEAMEVDDKKVADEETENKNTEAADSKEEEQNQEEENQEEENHKEENQEEENHEEENQEEEDKNEENQEEENEEEEDQEEENEEETPKEKVAKKGAKKKGNEEKSNSKTKVSGEKKVKEKKEKEPTTPAAPTIERPVRERKSVERLVAVIEKDTTKEFHIAKGRGTALKDIPNVAFKLSKRKLNDDTLKLLHPILFGRRGKALQVKSNILRFSGFVWPENEEKQKLKVKEKLDKYNKEKLLEFCDIFDITVTRATGKKEDILVKLIDFMLTPHATTSELLAEKEQSTKGKKRKRESKKSSSASEATPSKTSSKKQKSKSTSEDRKKKKADETDDSEEESDDEEKENGEDEDVNDASEKSEDEKPEDTASEEEPVSEPEPESESEEDSSKKRKRGSNKSKSSKKESGAKTKEKKVVTTPKKSSSGKKKTPVALSTSGSKAKDQSDSAPKTFSRKSKKIDAVEEKHATPKKAAPKEKAGKKTSKEKPKSEKLKISDDDLRTAICEILKEVDFNTATFTDILKQLAKRFNTDLTSRKASIKMMIQEELTKLADEADDEDEEEEPEKQEASAQKVKA